Part of the Thermococcus barossii genome is shown below.
CTAAGGGCCCTTGGTGTCCTCTTCCGCCCCCATGGTCCCCTCGTATTGTCCTGCCCTCCTCGATCTCCCTCCTGAGAAGCTTCGCCTCACTCTCGGCAGTCCTTACCCCGAAAACCCTTGCTATCCTCTCGATGGCTTCAAGCTTTCTGACTATTCCGTCGAGCCACGTGAAGACGTCGCCCGGGTAAACGATGAGGCCGTAGACCTTCCTGAAGTGCTCCGCTATCTGGGTTGGGTGCTTGCCGTTCCTCCTCAGCTCGATTATCAGGTTGCTAACGCGCTCCATCGCGTAGTCGGTGCAGTCGTCCTCTGGACACATAAAGAACTCCTGATAGATCGTGAACAGCCTCTCCGCCGCGTTGGGGCTGAGTTCTGGGATAACTTTATCGAGCTCTTCCAGAATCGACGCGAAGCTCGGGGAGAAGACATTCGCACTCAGCCTCCCCCTAACTGCACCCTCAAGCTCCCTCTGGAGCGTTCCGCTCAAATACAGGTTCTCGAAGGGGAGTAGCTTGACGGCTATCCCCTGGGGTGGCTTCTTTCCAAGGTTGCCCCTTACAAAGGTCGCCTCCCTGGGGAGCAAAAAGCTCATGCTTACGGCCCTTCCGTAGGGGGTGACATCGACGAGGGAGCCCTTGAGGCGGACGAAGCCGTACCCGCTGAGCTTCTCCAGAACCTTCTCGGCACTCTGATTGGCGCCGAGACATTTACTTTGCACGTCCTCAATGACGTCAAGATGATTGAAGACGCAGGAATGGGCCAGAACATTGTCCTGTTCGAGCTCGTCGCTCCATTCCACCATCACGGGCTCGATTGGAGCTGTTAAAAGCTTGAACGCAACCTCGTCCTCGGAGCTCTCCATCTGGGCCGAGTACTTCCTCCCCGGTTCCACGATCAGGTAAACCCTGCCCTTCTCGTGGTAGAGCGGCCTTCCGGCGCGGCCGAGCATCTGGTGGAACTCCCGAACGGTGAGCCACTTGTTGCCCATGGCGAGGCTCTCGAAGATAACCTGCGATGCCGGAAAATCAACGCCCGCCCCCAAAGCGGCCGTTGTAACTACCACGTCGAGCCTCTGGGCTAAAAACTCCATCTCGGTGAGTTTCCTCTGCCTGTAAGGCAAACCTGAGTGGTAGGGCTTGGCTTTGAGGCCTTTGCTCGTGAGGTAGGCGGCAAGCTCGTGCGTCCTCTTGCGCGAGAAGGTGAAGACTATGCTCTGACCCCTGTAGCCCTGCCTTGACTTCCTGCTCGCCTCTGCACGGCACAGAACCGCTATGTGCCTCCACTTCTCCGATTCATTGCGGGCGATGATTATGTGCCTCTCCAAATCGACGGGCCTCTCGTCGTAGAGGACGAGCTTCAAGCCAAGCTCTTTGGCAAGCTCCTCGGGGTTTCCGACGGTGGCGCTCAGCCCTATGAACTGAGCCTTTGGGTAGAGCTTTCTCAGCCTCGCTATCAGGCCATCAAGCCTCGGTCCGCGCTCCTCGTCGTCGAGGGTGTGAATCTCGTCTATAACGATCGTCCCCACGTTTCCTATCTTCCTCCCCGCTCTGAGGAGGTAGTCAATGCCCTCGTAGGTTCCCACTATGATGTCGGCGTCTATGCCTGTATCCACGACCACCAGTTCGTCCCTCGTCTTAATCCTGCTCATGCCAACCCTTATCGCCACACGAAGGCCGAGTTTGGAGTACCTCCTCCTGAAGTCCTCGTACTTCTGGTTTGCCAAGGCAACGAGCGGAACGAGGAAGAGAAGCTTTTTCCCCTCCATCGCCCCTGGAACGCCTGCCAGCTCACCTATGAGCGTCTTACCGCTGGCGGTGGCAGAAACGACGAGGAGGTTCTCCCCTTCGAGGAGGCCGTTTTTAACGGCCAGACTCTGAACCGGGAGGAGCTCGTTAACACCTTCCGCCTTGAGAACGGATTTAAACTTCTCGGGGAGATTCAGCTCGTCCACTTTGAGCTTCTCAACTCTTACGTGCTTTGCCTTCAGCTCGTCCCACTTGGTTATCTCGGGGTGCCTCGTCGGGTCGAAGCGCGGGTCGAAGGCGTAGAGAACCTTGTCAAGATCTCTAAAGCGTTCGAGGAGCTTCTTCGCCTGGTCAAACATGGCCACGCTCTTAAACCTGAAGCGAAGCTCCCTTTTCAGCTCGTCCTCGGCACAGCGCTCGCAGATGTACTCGTCCCGGTATTTTATTCGGTTTCCGGGGGTGAGAACTGTTATCCTACCTTCCAGCAGGCAGAGGCGGCACAGCTCGGCCTTCTCTACGCGCTTGTTCTGGAGCCTCCGCCTGAAGTAGTCCTCCCACTCATCGGCATTGACGAGGACGATTCTTGCCTGGCGGAGGAGCTTCTCGATCTCCTTCGGATTGCGGTAGTTGCTTCCCTCCAGAACCTTGAAGAGCCTTCCCTCGCGCATTATAAAGCGGTATATCCTGTCAGCTTTCAGGTTCTTCATCGCGGTGAGCTTTTCCGGCTCGCTCTCGATGAAAAACGCTTCCAGCTCGTTTTTCTTTCTCCCCGGTCTCACAACGAAGAGCATGTCACTCCCCCATCAGTGCCTCTCGGCCTCACTCGGAACCCAGTTCTCCTTGAAGGTGTCTATTATGAGCGTCACCTCCACCCGCTCCAGGTTCTTGCCGAAGAACCGTTTAAGCCTCCCCGCGAAGGCCTTGACCTCGTCGGTGTTGTGAAAGCTGGCCATAACGAGTATCTGCCTCTCGCCGCTGCGGCGGTAGAGGCTCTGAACCTCATCAAGCTTGGCGATGCGCTTCAGAATGGGGTCAATCGTGTGGTCGTCTATCGCCAGGCGCAGTTCAAAGAATGCCTGGACGTACTCGTCGAGGAAGGCCGGGTCGATGACAGCGGAGTATCCCCGTATAGCCCCAAGCCTCTCCAGCTTCTCAACCCGGTTTTTAACGCTCGCCGGGGACAGGCCAACCCGCTTTCCGAGTTCGGTTAGGGTTATCCTACCCTCTCTCCTCAGGATTCTGAGTATTTCCCTGTCCTTCTCGTCTACTCCCGGCATCGGCTCCACCAGCTAAAAGGGAGGGAAAATCAGCGGGTGATCTTTATCTCCCGCATCAGCTCCAACGGTTCGGGGTGCCTCTCGAAGTACTCCCTTACCGGCCTGAGGAGCTCGATGAGGTATTCAGCCACTGCGTTCTTGAGGTCGAGCGGGTGAAGCTTGCCCTCGGCAAAGTCCCTCTTGAGCTCCTCGAAGGTGGTGTAGGTGACGTCGCCGCCGAACTTGGCGGGCCTGTGAACCGTGAACTCCGTTGGCTCTTCCCTGAAGATTATGTACTCTGCCCAGTCGAGGACCGGGTTGTAGGTCACCTCCCTCGCGGGGCAGAAGGCCTTCCTGAGCTTTTGCCTTATCTCCTCCGGCGTATCGTGGATGAAAACCGCCGAGTAGGGCTTGCTCTTGCTCATCTTCATCTGTGTCTTCAGCTCCTTGAACTGCTCCTCGCTCTCGATTGGCCAGACCGGTGGCTCCTGAAGGCCGAGGAGGAGGTGGTGGTGCAGGGCGACGGGCTTGAGCTTCTCGCCCTTCCATTCGAGGGCGTGGTACTTGAGCTTCTGAGCCACCTCGATGGCTATGACGTGGGCCTTCCTTTGATCCATTCCGGCGTGAGCTATCGTGACCCCCTGATAGAAGATATCGGCGACCTGCATGGCCGGGTAGATGAGCTTTGCGAAGTCTATCCCCTCTCCCATCTGGCGCCCCATGATGGTTATGGAGCGCATCATCCTTGCGAGGGTGACGTTCTTGGAGATGTCTATGACCGTCTGCCAGTAGTCGCCCTTCTCAAGTATCTCGCTCGCGAGGACGAACTCGACCTTCTCAGGGTCGCCGCCCATGACCTTTATGCTCTGCTTCATGCCCTCCTTGAAGTAGGTCAAAGCCACCTTCTGGATTACCTCCAGATCCCCGCCGAGTTTGTCGTTTATCCAGCTGTGCCAGTCGGCGAGGAAAATCCTCGTCTTGATTCCAGCCTTCTGGAGGTCGGCTATCTTCGCTCCAGCCATGAGTCCGGTTCCGAGGTGAATGTAACCGCTTATCTCAAACCCGATGTAGTGTTGCATCGGAGCACCGACTTCAAACAGGTGCCTGAGGTTCTCCTCGGTTAGGAGCTCCTCCGTTGGCTTTCTTTTAACGAGCTCTATCCTTCGCTCAATATCCATACTCACCACCTGAAGCCTGAACGGTATAAGCCTTTAAGGACTTTACGGAACTTTTTCGGGACTGTTAAAGTTCGGATTCATAAGATTTATAACTTCATGAGCCTTAAATAACCCGGTGATACCATGAGGAAGGCTGCAATAATACTTGCGGTGTTTGTTTTCTTTGGAGTGTTTGGATTCGCCATGGCCAGCGCCACCACCATCGGTGTTGACCTCTCCCATGGTGAAAGCGACAAGGGCCTGGCAGTATTGACTGACAAGAACGGCAACGTCATCGCCGAGGGAATGATAAAGACCATCACCGATGTCAACTGGGTTTACATCGGCGACCCCGCTCTGGCGGACCAGCTCGGGATACAGAGCGTCGGCGAGAAGATAACCGCCGATGCCCTCAAGGACGTCGACTTCCTTATCATAGGCCAGCCGAGCCAGCCCTTCAGCAACGACGAGATAAAAGCCATCGAAGAGTGGTGGAACCAGGGCGGAAAGATTCTCTGGGTTGCCGCCGACAGTGACTACGGCGACGGTAAGGACAGGATTGACTACGCTGACTCTATTCTCGACGCGCTTGGCGTTCACCTTAGGGTCGACCAGGCCTCCGTTGAGGATGCCACCAGCAACGCTGGAGCCGGCTACCGTGTCGTCGGCCTCGTCAATCCCTCAGCCGATACTCCAAACAAGGACATGCTCACCAAGGACCTCAAGAACGGTGGAAAGGTCCTCTTCCACGGACCGGGTGTCGTTGCCTACGTTGACGACAACGGCAACTGGAAGCCGCTCCCTGCCGGAGGGGGCATTGAGAACGTCTACGTCATCGTCACCAGCAGCGGCGACGGCCAGATCGTCGAGAACACTGACCCAGCGGCCCAGGCCTACACCGCCGGTGAGACTGGCCAGTTCCCGCTCATGGCCGTTGAGGTCTTCCCGGACAAGAAGAACGTCCTCATCGTCAGCGGTGAGACCCCATACGGCGGCTACGAGCCCATGTGGAGCCCGACCTACCACGGAGTCGACCTCGACGGCCCGCAGTTCGTCACCAACTTCATCCACTGGACCATTGACCTCCAGCAGAGCCTCGGAAAGGAAGAGGGTGGCGGCGGTGGAAGCACCTGCGGTCCGGCCGCTCTCCTCGGACTCGCCATAATACCTCTCGCCCTCTACAGGAGGAAGAGGTGAATCTTCTTTTTCTTTAGTTCCTTGAACCATTAATTTTTTATTGAGTTTGCGGAACTTCCACTGATTGAACATAACTGGGTGATAAAAATGAAGAAATGGGCCTCCCTTGGTCTTATCCTGCTTCTTGCACTCAGTGTTGTGGCCAGCGGCTGCATCAGTGGCGGCGGTGGCGAAAGCAGCGGCATAACCCTCGTTATCGTCACCAGACACGACGCCACCATACAGTACATGGCCAAGCAGGCGTTCCTCAAGAGCGACATAGCTAAGCAGTACAACATCGTGGACCTCAAGTTCATTAAGGTCCCTGAGAGCCTCTGGCCGAGCTACATCGAGAAAGGTGCCGATGTCGGCTGGGGTGGAGGTCCGACACTCTTCGACGACCTCTACAAGGCCGGCTACCTCGCCCCGATAACGGACGAGAAGGTTCTCGGCCTCATAGGCAACCAGATTCCGACCCAGCTCGCAGGAATGCCCATGGTCAGGAAGGAAGGCGACAAGGTTTACTGGATCGCCGCTGCACTCTCATCCTTCGGATTCACCGTCAACAAGGCCCAGCTCAAGAAGTGGAACCTTCCGGTTCCCGAGAAGTGGGAGGACGTTGCCAGTGAAGAGTGGGCACTCAACCCGCCCCAGTACGGCATAGCCGACCCGACGAGGAGCACCTCCAACACGAGGATTTACCAGATAATCGTCCAGGCCTTCGGCTGGGATCAGGGCTGGCGCATTATGACCCTCATAGCGGCCAATTCCAAGATATACATGCAGAGCGACGCCGTCAGGGATGCGGTTATAAACGGTGAAATCGCCGCTGGAAACACCATCGACTTCTACGGCTACACCGCCATGCAGCAGAACCCGGACTGCCAGTACATAGTGCCGAAGGGAGAGAGCATAATCAACGGCGACCCAATAGCGCTTCTCAAGAACGCCCAGCACCCTGAGGCAGCCCAGGCCTTCATCTACTGGGTCCTCACAGAGGGCCAGGCCGTCTGGATGAGCCCGGACGTCAACAGGCTCCCGATCAACCCGAACATCTTCGACATGAAGATAACCAAGACCTACGCTGACATAATCTTCAAGGGCCAGCACGAGGGACAGACCTACGGCCAGGTGAGGCCGGCCCTCAAGAAGGCCTACCAGGACGCAATCAACGCCGAGGGAATACCCTTCGACGACAAGCGTGCCCTTGAGACGGTCAGCGCACTCCAGTACTACTTCAAGGCCACCCTCGTTGACCCGAACCAGAAGCTCCACGACGCATGGGTTGCCATAGTGCAGGCATACAAAGAGGGCAAGATAACCAAGGAGCAGTTTGAACAGCTCAAGGACGAGCTCACCGCCCCGATACAGTTCAAGGACCCGGAGACCGGCAAGATGGTGACCTTCACTGAGGAGTACGCCAAGAAGATAAACGACAAGATAACCAAGGACAGGAACTTCCAGGACCAGCTCGTCCAGGAGTGGCGGCAGGCGGCAGGAAACAAGTACGACAAGGTTCTCCAGGACCTTCAGAGCATGACCGGCTGAATTTAACATCTCCGCACATCTTTTGATATTTTTCTGAAGATTTTTTTCATTTCTGGCCCCGTTTTAGATGCCAGTAAATCAACAAATTCTTGGAAATATTTAAATAGACCCGGCCTCGACCCAATCAGAGTGACTGGGAGTTCAAAACAACGGAGGTTGATGCTCGATGAAGGTTAGCAAGTGGAGCGAGAATCTCTTTGGGACACCAATCTTCGACCCCGTCGTGACGGCATCATTCCTGTTCCCTCTCCTGTATCTAATAGCGTTTCTCGTAATCCCAGTGCTGACGATGCTGGCGATAGCTTTCGAGTACAACGGTCACTTCTCCTTCCACTGGTTCACAAGCATTCTGACGTCTGATTACTACATCAGCAGACCAACCGGGGAGTTTGCCAAGCTCATCACCATGCCCAGCGGAGAGCAGATATACTACGTCCAGGGAGTGGACTTTGGGGTCATCATCAACTCCCTGCTCGTCTCGGTAAGCGTTATGATACTTACAACGATCCTCGGGACGATATTCGCCTTCGTCATGGCCCGCTATGACTTCCCTGGAAAGAACATCGTTAGAATCCTGCTCTTCGTTCCGCTTCTTGTCACTCCCTTCGTCAACGTCTTCATCGTCAAGAAGATGTTCCTCCCCAACGGCCTCATCAACTGGCTGTTCTATGACACCCTCCACATATTCCCGCACAGAATCGTCATCGACGGCCTGGTTGGCGTCATAGTGGCCCAGGCCATGACCTACTACCCCATAGTCTACCTCAACGCCTACGCGAG
Proteins encoded:
- a CDS encoding DEAD/DEAH box helicase yields the protein MLFVVRPGRKKNELEAFFIESEPEKLTAMKNLKADRIYRFIMREGRLFKVLEGSNYRNPKEIEKLLRQARIVLVNADEWEDYFRRRLQNKRVEKAELCRLCLLEGRITVLTPGNRIKYRDEYICERCAEDELKRELRFRFKSVAMFDQAKKLLERFRDLDKVLYAFDPRFDPTRHPEITKWDELKAKHVRVEKLKVDELNLPEKFKSVLKAEGVNELLPVQSLAVKNGLLEGENLLVVSATASGKTLIGELAGVPGAMEGKKLLFLVPLVALANQKYEDFRRRYSKLGLRVAIRVGMSRIKTRDELVVVDTGIDADIIVGTYEGIDYLLRAGRKIGNVGTIVIDEIHTLDDEERGPRLDGLIARLRKLYPKAQFIGLSATVGNPEELAKELGLKLVLYDERPVDLERHIIIARNESEKWRHIAVLCRAEASRKSRQGYRGQSIVFTFSRKRTHELAAYLTSKGLKAKPYHSGLPYRQRKLTEMEFLAQRLDVVVTTAALGAGVDFPASQVIFESLAMGNKWLTVREFHQMLGRAGRPLYHEKGRVYLIVEPGRKYSAQMESSEDEVAFKLLTAPIEPVMVEWSDELEQDNVLAHSCVFNHLDVIEDVQSKCLGANQSAEKVLEKLSGYGFVRLKGSLVDVTPYGRAVSMSFLLPREATFVRGNLGKKPPQGIAVKLLPFENLYLSGTLQRELEGAVRGRLSANVFSPSFASILEELDKVIPELSPNAAERLFTIYQEFFMCPEDDCTDYAMERVSNLIIELRRNGKHPTQIAEHFRKVYGLIVYPGDVFTWLDGIVRKLEAIERIARVFGVRTAESEAKLLRREIEEGRTIRGDHGGGRGHQGPLDWRGREGRKARGRSDQPQGRHRNGRRNG
- a CDS encoding Lrp/AsnC family transcriptional regulator, with amino-acid sequence MPGVDEKDREILRILRREGRITLTELGKRVGLSPASVKNRVEKLERLGAIRGYSAVIDPAFLDEYVQAFFELRLAIDDHTIDPILKRIAKLDEVQSLYRRSGERQILVMASFHNTDEVKAFAGRLKRFFGKNLERVEVTLIIDTFKENWVPSEAERH
- a CDS encoding tyrosine--tRNA ligase, which encodes MDIERRIELVKRKPTEELLTEENLRHLFEVGAPMQHYIGFEISGYIHLGTGLMAGAKIADLQKAGIKTRIFLADWHSWINDKLGGDLEVIQKVALTYFKEGMKQSIKVMGGDPEKVEFVLASEILEKGDYWQTVIDISKNVTLARMMRSITIMGRQMGEGIDFAKLIYPAMQVADIFYQGVTIAHAGMDQRKAHVIAIEVAQKLKYHALEWKGEKLKPVALHHHLLLGLQEPPVWPIESEEQFKELKTQMKMSKSKPYSAVFIHDTPEEIRQKLRKAFCPAREVTYNPVLDWAEYIIFREEPTEFTVHRPAKFGGDVTYTTFEELKRDFAEGKLHPLDLKNAVAEYLIELLRPVREYFERHPEPLELMREIKITR
- a CDS encoding DUF4350 domain-containing protein, with amino-acid sequence MRKAAIILAVFVFFGVFGFAMASATTIGVDLSHGESDKGLAVLTDKNGNVIAEGMIKTITDVNWVYIGDPALADQLGIQSVGEKITADALKDVDFLIIGQPSQPFSNDEIKAIEEWWNQGGKILWVAADSDYGDGKDRIDYADSILDALGVHLRVDQASVEDATSNAGAGYRVVGLVNPSADTPNKDMLTKDLKNGGKVLFHGPGVVAYVDDNGNWKPLPAGGGIENVYVIVTSSGDGQIVENTDPAAQAYTAGETGQFPLMAVEVFPDKKNVLIVSGETPYGGYEPMWSPTYHGVDLDGPQFVTNFIHWTIDLQQSLGKEEGGGGGSTCGPAALLGLAIIPLALYRRKR
- a CDS encoding ABC transporter substrate-binding protein, which translates into the protein MKKWASLGLILLLALSVVASGCISGGGGESSGITLVIVTRHDATIQYMAKQAFLKSDIAKQYNIVDLKFIKVPESLWPSYIEKGADVGWGGGPTLFDDLYKAGYLAPITDEKVLGLIGNQIPTQLAGMPMVRKEGDKVYWIAAALSSFGFTVNKAQLKKWNLPVPEKWEDVASEEWALNPPQYGIADPTRSTSNTRIYQIIVQAFGWDQGWRIMTLIAANSKIYMQSDAVRDAVINGEIAAGNTIDFYGYTAMQQNPDCQYIVPKGESIINGDPIALLKNAQHPEAAQAFIYWVLTEGQAVWMSPDVNRLPINPNIFDMKITKTYADIIFKGQHEGQTYGQVRPALKKAYQDAINAEGIPFDDKRALETVSALQYYFKATLVDPNQKLHDAWVAIVQAYKEGKITKEQFEQLKDELTAPIQFKDPETGKMVTFTEEYAKKINDKITKDRNFQDQLVQEWRQAAGNKYDKVLQDLQSMTG